In Bacteroidales bacterium, the genomic window GGGTACCGGTATTGAGTCAAGTAGATAGATGTTTTCACCTTCATTCAATAGGGAAGCGATCCGGTCGTTTAATCTTGCAATCAAGTCTCCCAGTCGCCGCCTTCTTCGATTGAAGGGGCTTCTGTGTATGAGATTGGGAAAATCGTTGATATGATCAGATTTGATCTTCCCAAACAGGTAGTTCTCACTGTCAATACCGATAGTTTCACCCAGTAATGAAAGTGCAATTATTTCACAATCAGACATTTTGGGCTTGTTAGGATAGATGTAATAGTTATAGTCAGCATCAATAGAGCCTTTAAAAAACGATTTTGTAATGTTCAAAATCTTGTCGAAATTTGATTTGAGATGGTGCATGATAAAGGAGTGTTTTTGGTTGAATACTTCCTTTAATTTACTGAAATACAGTAACATGCGCAATCTTTTTTTATAAGAGTTATAAACAGTTTTTAATAGCACAACAGGTTGTATCTTTATCCCGTTAATTAGCCAAACCACACATCCATGAAAAAATTATCGTTAGTATTCCTTTGGGTAGCCGCACTGGTCCTGACTTCCTGTTCGAAAAAGACCCCTGACTTTGTGCACAGCATACCGGATGATGCCATTGCAGTACTCTCGCTGCATCCGATGCAAATTCATACAAAAGGTAAGATCAATTCTTTTACCTCCATCAAGGAAAAAATGAAAGATGAAATCTGGGGGCAGATCCTTGAAAATCCTCTGAGCACCGGTCTTTTGATGAATGAGTATGCTTTTGTTTTCGTGAAGATGGAAGAGGAAGCCCCGGTTTTAGGAGTGGTCGCAGGAATGAAAGATGTGAATAAATTCAAATCCACGCTCTCCGGAATTAAGGAAGGAATCAGTGAAGAGTTTCAGATCAGGGAGGATTACACCTGGATCCAGCCTGACAAGGAAGGGGTAATTGCCTGGAACAACAAGCAGATGATTTTACTGGTCTCCCCGGATCATGATGAATTTGAAACATCCTACTTTATTGAATCCCTGGATCATATGTTCAGTCCGGTTAAAGAAGAGTCCATTACCAGTCTGGTCGATTTCAAAGATTTCCTGGGGAAAATGAAGGACCTCAATCTCTGGGTATCTTCCGATGAAATGTTTGATATCATCGAGATGATGGCGGGCGACAGAATGCCTGATATTCCGGTGGCTCTTTACAATAATTATGCACAAATCTATGTGGATTTTGCCAACGGGGCTATGAATATTAACGGGGAGACTCATTTCAGCGAAGAAGTTGAAAAAAATATCGAGGAATTCCTGGTCATGAAACCGGCTCTCAATAAAGACATGCTGAATCTGGCTCCCGGGGGTCAACTTTTAATGGCTCTGGCTGGTTCCGTGGACATGGCTAAAGCACAAAAGATGGCCGGGAAGTTTGCCAATCCGGAACTTGATACAGTCAGTAATAAGGTCGAGATGGTTACCGGAATGGAGATCCAGGATCTTCTGGATGCCCTTTCCGGCGATTTTACTATTGCCATTAACGGAGTGGAAGGTGAAGCCATGATCCCGCTGGAACTCTACCTGGGAATCGGAGTCAACGGCCAGGCTTTGCAGGAAAAACTCATGGAAACAGTTCAGGGGCTTGCAGCCGTGGAAGAGGAGGGCGATTTCTTCATCATAAACATCCAGGGTAACGAAATATACAGCGGTATCCTGAACGATGTCCTGGTAATCACCAATTCAAAAGGATATAAGGAAGCCGTGAAGGACGGAAGCCATGATACTCCGCTGACCAAATCCAGGTTTGGTGATTTTACCGATGGTTCCTTTGGAATGTATGTGAATCTGGACCTTCCCAAATACCCTGCCATGATCCAGGGTCTGCTTGCCCAGAGGTCCGGGGCTCAGCAATGGGTGTCACGTATTACCGGTCCTTTTGATTACCTGGGTGTAAGCGCCGGAAACTACAAAAACAGGGCCTTATTAAAAACCAGCGACCCATCGGAGAACAGTTTGTATACCATCATGAAAGTTATTGACTCTCCGGAATAAGGCCTGGAACTGAATTGCAGTACATGACCATCCGGCTCGAAAAGATGATACCCCTGCCGATGCTGGAGCAGGACACCTCCGGCTCCGAAGTCTGGGAAGCAGATTCCCTGTTGCTCGAGCAGGGTAAGAGCTATGTGGCCGAAGCTTCCTCGGGAAGAGGAAAAACAAGCCTCCTTTCTGTCATTTATGGCCTTCGGACCGATTACCAGGGGGTGGTCTTCATAGATGACCGGGATCTTAGAAGCCTCTCCCTGAAGGAATGGTCGTCTTACCGGAAAAACAGACTCTCTTTTATCTTTCAGGGGCTTGAGTTGTTTGAAGATCTGACTGCCCTGGAAAACATCCGTTTGAAAAATGAGCTGACCGCTTACCAGACGAACGACAGAATCCTGGAGATGGCCGGGATGCTGGGAATTGAGCCTTTTCTGAAACGAAAAGCCGGGATTCTTTCCTTTGGCCAGCAACAGAGAGTGGCCATTATTCGCGCACTCTGTCAACCCTTCAATTTCCTGCTGGCCGATGAATGTTTCAGCCACATGGACCGGGAAAACAGTCTCGCAGCCTACCAGCTGATCCGCCAGGAGTGTGAAGCGCGCCGGGCCGGATTGATCCTGACTTCTCTCAATAAAACGGACCTTCCAGATACTCTTGCAAGATTAAAACTATGAGGCTCATCTACCGGATACTGTGGAAAGATCATAGCAGGGCCCACCTTCTGGGAGCATTCCTGGGAACCCTGGCAGGATTTGTTCTTTTGCTGGCAGGTATTCAGTTCTACATGGATATTAAATCTGTCCTTACAGAAAACAGGGACCTGCTCGATCCGGAATATATTGTTATAAATAAGAAAGTAAATATCGGTCAGACCCTGGGGCTCGACATAAGTGGATTCACCGAGGAAGAGATACGGGAGATCGAAGCCCAGCCCTTTGCCGACCAGGTGGCAGCTTTCATCTCTAATGAGTTTCCCGTAAGCGCCTTTACCGAGAATGATCGCTTCCCCGATTTTATCACCGAACTTTTCTTTGAAGCGATCCCCGATGAATTCATCGATGTGAAATCGGAAGACTGGCAATGGGATCCTGAGGAAGGAACTATCCCGGTAATCATTCCGCAGGATTACCTGAACCTTTATAACTTTGGCTTTGCCCCCAGCCAGGGACTTCCCCAGATTCCCAAGGGGGTTGTTTCCATGATCAATTTCAAATTGAGGCTGAGAGGTCAGGGACGCGGAAACTATGAAGACTACCAGGGTCGCATAGTGGGCTTCAGTAATCGTGTGAACTCTATTCTTGTTCCGCTCGATTTTCTGGAATGGGCCAACAAGAAATACGGATACTTTAAGAAAAGTGATCCGTCTCAGGTCATCCTGGTCTCCAAAGATCCCACCGATCCTTCCATCATCAGGTTTATCGAGGAAAAAGGTTACGATACCATCCGGGAAAAGCTGAAGAGCAGCCGGATGAATATCATCCTCAAATTTGTAATCAGCTTTCTGGTGATTGTGGCTGCCATCATTATCGGACTGGCATTCCTGGTATTCCTTCTCAGTCTGCAGCTGATGATCAGCCGCTCTTCAGATAAGATCAGGAGGCTCAGCAAACTGGGCTTTCATTACCGGGAGATCAGCCGTCCCTATATCCTCTTACTGCTTTTGCTAATGGCAGGAATTACCGGGCTTTCTTTGTTGCTTACCTCCGTGCTTGCCGGTCAGATTCAACAAAGCGCAGAAGCCTGGAGCCTCAATATCTCTCCCACGCTTCACGGGATCATTTACGGCACTGCCCTGGGTCTGATCCTTCTGATATCTGTGGCCAATGTGGCCGCCATTCTGATAAGTACCAAAAAGCTATGCAAATAGCTCCATTTTTGCTGCAAATAGTTTGTATCATTCAAATTAATCACTATTTTTGCATCCCCAAATAATTTATAAGTCGATTATGGCACATCATTTATCAGCGAAGAAGAGGATCAGGCAAGCAGAGTCGAAGCGAGCAAATAACAAGTATTCCGCCAGGACCACAAGGAACGCCGTGAAAAAACTGCGTGGAACTACCGATAAGGAAGCCGCCACAGAGCAGTATTCAGAAGTAGTTTCCATGCTTGACAGACTTGCCAAGAACAATGTAATTCACAAGAATAAGGCCTCCAATCTCAAGTCGAAGCTTTCAAAGCACGTGAACAGCCTGTAAGAGCATTCACCTCACCATATTCTTAAGGCCTTCCACTTCCGGTGGTGGGCCTTTTTTTATTTAAATATTCTTCCGGAGAAGGGGGGGGGTATTCACACTGATGTTTCTGCTTCCGGCATATCAAAGAGTTAAACAGGAAGATGAACAAATACAACTCACACGCCCTGACCACCTGGGCAGTGGAAGAGCGCCCCAGAGAAAAAGTGATGGCCAACGGGGTCCACTACCTCTCCGATTCAGAGCTCCTGGCAATTTTGCTGGGTTCGGGCACAAAAAATATGACAGCGGTAGAACTGGCCCGCTTCGTTTTGAAAGAGTCGGGGAACAATCTGCAGCAACTGGGAAGGCAGGGAATCAGCGATCTGGTAAAAATTAAAGGGGTTGGACCGGCCAAGGCGATCACTCTGCTGGCTGCCCTGGAACTCGGCCGCAGGAGGGCGGGGATGCAGCATACGGAAAAAATACCGGTTAAATCCAGTGAAACGGTCTTCCGGATCTTTCATCCGCTGATGGGCGACCTGGAACATGAAGAGTTCTGGCTGCTGATGCTTAACCGGGCAAACAGGGTGTTGGGAAGGTATAAAGTCAGCCAGGGCGGACTCTCAGGGACAGTGATCGATACCAGGATCATACTGAAAAAATCCCTGGATAACCTGGCCTCCTCCATCATTGTTTGCCACAACCACCCCTCGGGCAATATGCAACCCAGCGATGCCGATGTGAAAATCACCGAGAAATTAAAAAAAGCGGCCGAAATGCTGGAAATTAAACTATTGGATCATGTTATTATAGCAGATAAGTCCTATTTTAGTTTCGCAGATGAAGGATTGATTCACTAACTACTCTTGTATTTTGATTCAGATTCTACTGACCATACTCTTTAGCTCCTTTAAGTTTGCAGCTACCTTTCCGCTGGTCGTCCTGAAGTTCAGGTTTTCATTTGCGGAGACCCTGCTGTGGACCAACCTTGGAGGAATAGTTGGAATCTACTTTTTTGCCTTCCTGGCGGAAAAGGTACTTGCCTGGTGGGAAAGGATATTCGGAAGATGCAGGAGGACCCTCCCGGAGGACAGGCAGAAGGTAAAAAAGACCTTCACCCGCAGGAACCGGAGGATCGTTCGAATAAAGCAGAAATACGGGCTTACCGGCATTGCCCTGTCTACGCCCTTCCTTCTTTCCATCCCGGTCGGCGTCTTCCTGCTTGTCCGGTATTACCGGAGCTCCAGAACCAAATTTCTGTACCTGATTGGCTCCAACATCATCTGGTCGGTCATCTATACGGCTTTCTATATGTTCTGGGATGAACTTCTTCTGAACAGGTCCTGACCTGCCGGCAGGACTTCCGACTGATCGGAACACTGTTCCAACATCTCACGGATGCTTATTCCCGAAACAGGATGTATCAGTTCAGGGGCCATTTCGGCCAGCGGAACCAGGACAAACCTGCGGTCTCCCATGGATGGATGAGGAAGTGATAAGCGGGGATGATCCATCTGCATGTGCCCGTACAGCAGCATATCAATATCAATGATCCTGTCGCTGTAACCCGCTCCGCCCTTTCCCCTGCCCATCTCTGCTTCTATATCCTGCAAGAGATCCAGTAAAGGAAGCGGCCCAAGGGCGCTTCTGATTGAAATACAGCAGTTACAGAACCTGTTCTCACTGGTATATCCCCAGGCTTCCGAATCATAGTAAGAAGAGATGGCTTCCATCCTGCCGATCCTTTGCTGAATCAGCTTCACCGCCTCGTTAAGGTTTTGTTCCCGCCTGCCCAGGTTGCTTCCCAGTGAAAGGTATATCAGATTCATGTTTTCTTCACACTAAGGTATTTATTATCATGCACAATTTTAGTACATTGCGGCTTCAAAATCAGTAGATATGAAAAATTTTCTTAGTAGTCTTTTAGCTACCATCACAGGCCTGCTAATTATGACTGTTCTGGTCTTTATAATTTTTATGGGTCTAGTTGCTGCCTCCACCTCCAAAGCACCCGTGGAGGTTAAGGAAAACTCCCTGCTTCTGGCAAGATTTAATGCACAAATTCTTGATCGCACCACGGAGGA contains:
- the folK gene encoding 2-amino-4-hydroxy-6-hydroxymethyldihydropteridine diphosphokinase, with the translated sequence MNLIYLSLGSNLGRREQNLNEAVKLIQQRIGRMEAISSYYDSEAWGYTSENRFCNCCISIRSALGPLPLLDLLQDIEAEMGRGKGGAGYSDRIIDIDMLLYGHMQMDHPRLSLPHPSMGDRRFVLVPLAEMAPELIHPVSGISIREMLEQCSDQSEVLPAGQDLFRRSSSQNI
- a CDS encoding DUF4836 family protein; translated protein: MKKLSLVFLWVAALVLTSCSKKTPDFVHSIPDDAIAVLSLHPMQIHTKGKINSFTSIKEKMKDEIWGQILENPLSTGLLMNEYAFVFVKMEEEAPVLGVVAGMKDVNKFKSTLSGIKEGISEEFQIREDYTWIQPDKEGVIAWNNKQMILLVSPDHDEFETSYFIESLDHMFSPVKEESITSLVDFKDFLGKMKDLNLWVSSDEMFDIIEMMAGDRMPDIPVALYNNYAQIYVDFANGAMNINGETHFSEEVEKNIEEFLVMKPALNKDMLNLAPGGQLLMALAGSVDMAKAQKMAGKFANPELDTVSNKVEMVTGMEIQDLLDALSGDFTIAINGVEGEAMIPLELYLGIGVNGQALQEKLMETVQGLAAVEEEGDFFIINIQGNEIYSGILNDVLVITNSKGYKEAVKDGSHDTPLTKSRFGDFTDGSFGMYVNLDLPKYPAMIQGLLAQRSGAQQWVSRITGPFDYLGVSAGNYKNRALLKTSDPSENSLYTIMKVIDSPE
- a CDS encoding ATP-binding cassette domain-containing protein, with translation MTIRLEKMIPLPMLEQDTSGSEVWEADSLLLEQGKSYVAEASSGRGKTSLLSVIYGLRTDYQGVVFIDDRDLRSLSLKEWSSYRKNRLSFIFQGLELFEDLTALENIRLKNELTAYQTNDRILEMAGMLGIEPFLKRKAGILSFGQQQRVAIIRALCQPFNFLLADECFSHMDRENSLAAYQLIRQECEARRAGLILTSLNKTDLPDTLARLKL
- the radC gene encoding DNA repair protein RadC encodes the protein MNKYNSHALTTWAVEERPREKVMANGVHYLSDSELLAILLGSGTKNMTAVELARFVLKESGNNLQQLGRQGISDLVKIKGVGPAKAITLLAALELGRRRAGMQHTEKIPVKSSETVFRIFHPLMGDLEHEEFWLLMLNRANRVLGRYKVSQGGLSGTVIDTRIILKKSLDNLASSIIVCHNHPSGNMQPSDADVKITEKLKKAAEMLEIKLLDHVIIADKSYFSFADEGLIH
- the rpsT gene encoding 30S ribosomal protein S20 encodes the protein MAHHLSAKKRIRQAESKRANNKYSARTTRNAVKKLRGTTDKEAATEQYSEVVSMLDRLAKNNVIHKNKASNLKSKLSKHVNSL